The Planctomycetota bacterium genomic sequence AGACCCAGGGGCGTCGTCCGGCCGGCAAACGCAGCCAACGGGGGCGGTCCTCTTCGCGCGCCGGGCGCAGCGCCGGCTCGGCGGTCGCCGATTTCTTTGCGGCGGCTTCGCTTGGCTTGGCCGATGGCACCAGGACTTCGCGCTCGGCCGCGCGCAGCACGCGCTGGGCAAAGTCGACACCGAGTGGATCTCGCGAGATCTGGCGCAATTGGGCGCGCTGGGCGTCCAGTTCGTCGAGCAGTTGCCGCGCGCCGGGGTTTTCGGCCAGCAGCGCTTCGGTGCGGGCCCGATCGGCCGCGCTCAGCTCGTTGTCCAAGTAGGCGCTCAGCAGTTCGCTGTCGGCCAGGGGAAGTTGTGGAGTTGTCATGAGTTCACCATCTGCACCGGCGGTCTCTTAGGGAGACACCGCCCGAGGTTCTTTCGCCGAGTTACCAGAACCGTCCGCGACGCTGGCCTTGACCGCGTCGCAATCTTTCAACAGCTCGCGCAATTGCAACCGCGCGCGATGCAGCCGGCTGCGCACCGTGCCGATGGGCACGTCGAGCACCTGGCTGATCTCTTCGTACGACAAATCGTCCATATCGCGTAACACCAGCACGATCCGAAAGTCTTCGTCCAGCGCGGCAAGCGCCTGGTGGACCGCGGTGGCCGCTTGTTGTTGGGTCATGCGATGATCGGGGGCGGGGCTGTCGTCGATGGGCTCGCGACCAAGGCCTTCGCGAAGCGCATCGATCGAAACGGTGGGGCGCCGGCGGCGGCGCTGGCTGAGGGCCAGATTCA encodes the following:
- a CDS encoding sigma-70 family RNA polymerase sigma factor, which encodes MNDDQLIDETLAGRSDAFGELVRKYQDRLYHAMRHVLGSADDALDVVQDAFVQSLVKLETFNRSAAFYTWLFRIALNLALSQRRRRRPTVSIDALREGLGREPIDDSPAPDHRMTQQQAATAVHQALAALDEDFRIVLVLRDMDDLSYEEISQVLDVPIGTVRSRLHRARLQLRELLKDCDAVKASVADGSGNSAKEPRAVSP